In one window of Ruminococcus albus AD2013 DNA:
- the tuf gene encoding elongation factor Tu, with the protein MAKAHFERTKPHVNIGTIGHVDHGKTTLTAAITKTLAMKGQAKFEAYDMIDKAPEERERGITINTAHVEYETDKRHYAHVDCPGHADYVKNMITGAAQMDGAILVVAASDGPMAQTREHILLARQVGVPAIVVFMNKADQVDDPELLELVEMDIRDLLSSYDFPGDDTPIIVGSALAALEAPDDLSNPAYEPIIKLMDAVDEYIPTPERDDAKPFLMPVEDTMTISGRGTVVTGRVERGVLNTGETVEIVGLSDEKQTTVVTGIEMFRKTLDSAMAGDNIGALLRGITRDQVERGQVLCKPGSIHPHTKFSGQVYVLKKEEGGRHTPFFNNYRPQFYFRTTDVTGIISLPADKEMCMPGDNVTMDVELITPIAIEEGLRFAIREGGRTVGSGVVTAINE; encoded by the coding sequence ATGGCAAAGGCACATTTTGAAAGAACCAAGCCCCACGTTAACATTGGTACCATCGGTCACGTTGACCACGGTAAGACTACCCTGACAGCTGCTATCACCAAGACACTGGCTATGAAGGGTCAGGCTAAGTTTGAGGCTTATGACATGATCGATAAGGCTCCCGAGGAGAGAGAGAGAGGTATTACAATCAATACCGCTCACGTTGAGTATGAGACTGATAAGAGACACTATGCTCACGTTGACTGCCCCGGCCACGCTGACTACGTTAAGAACATGATCACAGGTGCTGCTCAGATGGACGGCGCTATCCTGGTTGTTGCTGCTTCTGATGGTCCTATGGCTCAGACCAGAGAGCACATCCTGCTGGCTCGTCAGGTTGGCGTTCCTGCAATCGTTGTATTCATGAACAAGGCTGACCAGGTTGACGATCCTGAGCTGCTCGAACTCGTTGAGATGGATATCAGAGATCTGCTGAGCTCTTATGATTTCCCTGGCGATGATACTCCTATCATCGTTGGTTCTGCTCTGGCTGCTCTTGAAGCTCCCGATGACCTGAGCAATCCTGCTTATGAGCCTATCATCAAGCTGATGGACGCTGTTGACGAGTACATTCCTACTCCTGAGAGAGACGACGCTAAGCCTTTCCTGATGCCTGTTGAGGATACTATGACCATCTCCGGCCGTGGTACCGTTGTTACAGGTAGAGTTGAGAGAGGTGTTCTGAACACTGGTGAGACCGTTGAGATCGTTGGTCTGTCTGATGAGAAGCAGACCACAGTTGTAACCGGTATCGAGATGTTCAGAAAGACTCTGGATTCCGCTATGGCTGGTGATAACATCGGCGCTCTGCTCCGTGGTATCACAAGAGATCAGGTTGAAAGAGGTCAGGTTCTTTGTAAGCCCGGCTCCATTCACCCCCACACTAAGTTCAGCGGTCAGGTTTACGTTCTGAAGAAGGAAGAGGGCGGCCGTCATACTCCTTTCTTCAACAACTACAGACCTCAGTTCTATTTCAGAACAACTGACGTTACCGGTATCATCTCTCTGCCTGCTGACAAGGAGATGTGCATGCCTGGCGATAACGTAACTATGGATGTTGAGCTCATCACTCCTATCGCTATCGAGGAAGGTCTGCGTTTCGCTATCCGTGAGGGTGGTAGAACCGTAGGTTCCGGCGTTGTTACTGCTATCAACGAATAA
- the rpoC gene encoding DNA-directed RNA polymerase subunit beta': MDFNVFESIKIGLASPEKIREWSYGEVTRPETINYRTQKPEKDGLFCERIFGPHKDWECHCGKYKKIRFKGKICERCGVEVTRAKVRRERMGHIELAAPVSHIWYFKGTPSRIGQMLEISQKRLEEVLYFTKYVVIDPGNTDLEKGKLLTEQEYNDLLVKYDESDFKAGMGAEAIKQLLEEIDLDKLSEELKAELKELPAGQKKIKLLKRLEIVEAFRVSGNRPEWMILDVVPVIPPDIRPMVMLDGGRYATSDLNDLYRRVINRNNRLKRMLELEAPDIIVRNEKRMLQEAVDALIDNGRHGRPVTGPNNRAFKSLSDMLKGKQGRFRQNLLGKRVDYSGRSVIVVGPELKMYQCGLPKEMALELFKPFVMKRLVDTNPQINIKSARKAVERARPEVWDALENVIQGHPVMLNRAPTLHRLGIQAFEPILVEGRAIKLHPLVCTAFNADFDGDQMAVHLPISVEAQAEARFLMLAANNLLKPSDGRPVAVPSQDMLLGSYYLTLQKTGEPGEGKVFRDVNEAIMAYDNHDVTLHAAIKVRITRQIGEKTVSKIIDATVGRLIFNSIIPQNLGYVDRTSSEKQFDLEVNFLVKKKQLGDIIDRCIQRHGTTTTSEVLDNIKALGYKYSTKSAITVAVCDADIPASKKDILAEADALVEKVDKQYKRGYISREEKSKKFIEIWNAATDKVTDALKASYDTEHNPIHMMADSGARGSINQIRQLAGMRGLIANTSGSTIEMPIRANYREGLNILEYFISSRGARKGLADTALRTADSGYLTRRLVDVSQDVIIRHKDCGTTVGIEIFDIKNGNEMIEPLSERLVGRYLVESLKDSKTGELICSKDKLISEHDAAKIVAALEEEGKTSIQIRSVLQCKARNGVCAKCYGANLANGSVVQVGEAVGVISAQSIGEPGTQLTMRTFHTGGIASAEDITQGLPRVEELFESRKPKGAAIISKIGGVVRIEEIKKTKQITVTEDIIPDGRIEPAFETYPIPYGYKIRVRDGQTVIPGEPLTEGSINPADILAVNGEKAVQNYIITEVQKVYRLQGVDINDKHIEVIVRQMMRKVKIDDPGSSYRLPGELVDKYEVDRLNEEIQAQIDAGDESARLITTLPVLQGITKASSYSDSFLSAASFQETTKALTDAAIRGKTDKLQGLKENVIIGKLIPAGTGMDVYNKVEIVKNESGAHTAPAESFI; the protein is encoded by the coding sequence ATTTGAATCAATAAAGATCGGACTGGCATCTCCCGAAAAGATCAGAGAGTGGTCTTACGGTGAGGTAACAAGACCCGAAACCATAAACTACCGTACACAGAAACCCGAAAAGGACGGTCTGTTCTGCGAAAGGATATTCGGACCGCACAAGGACTGGGAGTGTCACTGCGGTAAGTATAAGAAGATACGCTTCAAGGGCAAGATATGCGAGCGCTGCGGCGTTGAGGTAACAAGGGCTAAGGTAAGACGTGAGAGAATGGGTCACATCGAACTGGCTGCACCTGTATCACATATCTGGTACTTCAAGGGCACACCCTCCCGTATCGGACAGATGCTGGAGATCTCTCAGAAGAGACTTGAAGAAGTACTCTATTTCACAAAGTATGTAGTTATCGATCCCGGCAACACCGATCTTGAAAAGGGCAAGCTGCTTACCGAGCAGGAGTATAACGATCTGCTGGTAAAGTATGACGAGAGCGATTTCAAGGCAGGCATGGGTGCCGAGGCTATCAAGCAGCTGCTTGAAGAGATCGACCTCGACAAGCTTTCCGAAGAACTGAAGGCAGAACTGAAAGAACTGCCCGCTGGTCAGAAGAAGATCAAGCTGCTGAAAAGACTGGAGATCGTTGAAGCATTCAGAGTATCGGGCAACAGACCTGAATGGATGATACTGGACGTAGTTCCTGTTATCCCCCCCGATATCAGACCTATGGTAATGCTGGACGGCGGCAGATATGCTACCTCCGACCTGAACGACCTCTACAGAAGAGTTATAAACAGAAACAACCGTCTCAAGAGAATGCTGGAGCTGGAAGCTCCCGATATCATCGTGAGAAACGAGAAGAGAATGCTCCAGGAAGCTGTTGACGCACTGATCGACAACGGCAGACACGGCAGACCCGTTACAGGTCCTAACAACAGAGCATTCAAGTCCCTTTCGGATATGCTGAAAGGTAAGCAGGGACGTTTCCGTCAGAACCTGCTGGGTAAGCGTGTTGACTACTCAGGACGTTCCGTTATCGTCGTAGGCCCCGAACTGAAGATGTATCAGTGCGGTCTGCCTAAGGAGATGGCTCTGGAGCTGTTCAAGCCCTTCGTTATGAAGAGACTTGTTGACACAAATCCTCAGATAAATATAAAGAGCGCAAGAAAAGCAGTCGAGAGAGCTCGCCCCGAGGTATGGGACGCTCTGGAGAACGTTATCCAGGGTCACCCTGTAATGCTGAACCGTGCGCCTACACTGCACAGACTGGGTATCCAGGCATTCGAGCCCATACTCGTTGAGGGCAGAGCTATCAAGCTGCACCCTCTGGTTTGTACAGCGTTCAACGCCGACTTCGACGGCGACCAGATGGCGGTGCATCTGCCTATATCCGTTGAGGCACAGGCTGAGGCAAGATTCCTCATGCTGGCTGCTAACAACCTGCTGAAACCTTCGGACGGACGTCCTGTGGCTGTTCCTTCTCAGGATATGCTGCTGGGTTCCTACTACCTGACTCTCCAGAAGACAGGCGAGCCCGGTGAAGGCAAGGTGTTCAGAGATGTCAACGAGGCTATCATGGCTTATGATAACCACGATGTAACTCTCCACGCTGCCATCAAGGTAAGGATCACCCGCCAGATCGGTGAAAAGACCGTTTCCAAGATCATCGACGCTACTGTCGGCAGACTTATCTTCAACTCCATAATCCCCCAGAATCTGGGTTATGTTGACAGAACAAGCTCCGAGAAGCAGTTCGACCTTGAAGTTAACTTCCTCGTTAAGAAGAAGCAGCTGGGCGACATCATCGACAGATGTATACAGAGACACGGTACTACAACTACCTCCGAAGTGCTTGATAACATAAAGGCACTGGGCTATAAGTACTCCACAAAGTCTGCCATCACCGTTGCGGTCTGCGACGCTGATATCCCCGCTTCCAAGAAGGATATCCTCGCAGAAGCAGATGCACTGGTTGAAAAGGTAGACAAGCAGTACAAGAGAGGTTATATCTCCAGAGAAGAAAAGTCCAAGAAGTTCATCGAGATCTGGAACGCCGCTACCGATAAGGTAACAGATGCACTGAAAGCAAGCTACGACACCGAGCACAATCCTATCCATATGATGGCGGACTCCGGTGCCCGTGGTTCGATAAACCAGATAAGACAGCTCGCAGGTATGCGTGGTCTGATCGCCAATACATCGGGTTCTACCATCGAGATGCCTATCAGAGCTAACTACCGTGAAGGTCTGAACATACTGGAATACTTCATATCCTCCCGAGGCGCACGTAAGGGTCTGGCCGATACCGCTCTGCGTACCGCTGACTCGGGTTACCTGACAAGACGTCTTGTTGACGTTTCTCAGGACGTTATCATAAGACACAAGGACTGCGGCACTACTGTTGGTATCGAGATATTCGACATCAAGAACGGCAACGAAATGATCGAGCCTCTCAGCGAGAGACTTGTGGGCAGATACCTTGTTGAATCACTCAAGGATTCCAAAACAGGCGAGCTGATCTGCTCCAAGGATAAGCTGATAAGCGAGCATGACGCTGCCAAGATCGTTGCTGCACTGGAAGAAGAGGGCAAGACCTCTATCCAGATCAGATCGGTACTGCAGTGTAAGGCAAGAAACGGCGTATGCGCTAAGTGCTACGGTGCAAACCTGGCTAACGGCAGCGTTGTTCAGGTCGGTGAAGCTGTCGGCGTTATCTCCGCACAGTCAATCGGTGAGCCCGGTACACAGCTGACCATGAGAACATTCCATACCGGTGGTATCGCATCGGCAGAAGATATCACACAGGGTCTTCCCCGTGTCGAGGAACTGTTCGAGTCCAGAAAGCCCAAGGGCGCAGCTATCATTTCCAAGATCGGCGGCGTAGTTCGCATCGAGGAGATCAAGAAGACCAAGCAGATCACCGTAACAGAGGATATCATTCCCGACGGACGCATCGAGCCCGCATTCGAGACCTATCCTATACCTTACGGCTACAAGATCAGGGTTAGAGACGGTCAGACCGTTATACCCGGTGAGCCTCTCACCGAGGGTTCGATCAACCCTGCTGATATACTGGCTGTTAACGGCGAAAAGGCTGTACAGAACTACATCATCACCGAAGTTCAGAAGGTTTACCGTCTGCAGGGTGTTGATATCAACGATAAGCATATCGAGGTTATCGTTCGTCAGATGATGAGAAAAGTCAAGATCGACGATCCGGGTTCAAGCTACAGACTTCCCGGCGAGCTGGTTGACAAGTACGAAGTTGACAGGCTCAACGAAGAGATACAGGCACAGATCGACGCAGGCGACGAGAGCGCAAGACTCATCACAACACTGCCCGTTCTTCAGGGTATCACCAAGGCTTCCAGCTACTCCGACAGCTTCCTGTCCGCAGCGTCCTTCCAGGAGACCACAAAGGCTCTTACCGACGCAGCTATCAGGGGCAAGACGGATAAGCTCCAGGGTCTTAAAGAAAATGTTATCATCGGTAAGCTCATACCCGCAGGTACAGGTATGGACGTTTACAACAAGGTTGAGATCGTCAAGAACGAGAGCGGCGCACATACTGCTCCCGCTGAATCGTTCATCTGA
- the rpsG gene encoding 30S ribosomal protein S7, whose amino-acid sequence MPRRGRVTKRDVLQDPVYNSKLVTRLVNNIMLDGKKGVAQKIVYGAFEIVEEKTGRPALEVFEEAMNNIMPELEVKARRVGGATYQVPMEVRPDRRQTLGLRWITKYSRERHEDTMKEKLAAEILDALNGVGGSCKKRDDTHKMAEANKAFAHYRW is encoded by the coding sequence GTGCCAAGAAGAGGTAGAGTTACCAAGAGAGACGTACTCCAGGATCCTGTATACAACAGCAAGCTGGTTACACGTCTGGTAAACAACATCATGCTCGACGGTAAGAAGGGTGTTGCCCAGAAGATCGTTTACGGAGCATTCGAGATCGTAGAGGAAAAGACAGGCCGTCCTGCTCTCGAAGTTTTCGAGGAGGCTATGAACAATATCATGCCTGAGCTGGAGGTAAAGGCTCGCCGTGTCGGCGGTGCTACCTATCAGGTCCCCATGGAGGTTAGACCTGACAGACGTCAGACACTCGGTCTGAGATGGATCACTAAGTATTCTCGTGAAAGACACGAGGACACAATGAAGGAAAAGCTCGCAGCTGAGATCCTCGACGCTCTTAACGGTGTAGGCGGTTCATGCAAGAAGCGTGACGACACACACAAGATGGCTGAAGCTAACAAGGCTTTCGCTCATTACAGATGGTAA
- the rpsL gene encoding 30S ribosomal protein S12 has translation MPTFNQLVRKGRNVLADKSTAPALQKGFNAKKKRVIDQSCPQKRGVCTVVRTATPKKPNSAMRKVARVKLTNGYEVTAYIPGIGHNLQEHSVVLIRGGRVKDLPGVRYHIIRGTLDAQGVAKRMQARSKYGAKKPKAGAAK, from the coding sequence ATGCCAACCTTTAACCAGTTAGTAAGAAAGGGCAGAAACGTACTTGCAGACAAGTCTACAGCTCCTGCACTTCAGAAGGGCTTCAATGCCAAGAAGAAGAGAGTGATCGATCAGAGCTGTCCTCAGAAGAGAGGCGTATGCACAGTTGTTAGAACAGCTACTCCTAAGAAGCCTAACTCCGCAATGAGAAAGGTAGCCAGAGTAAAGCTGACCAACGGCTACGAGGTAACTGCATACATCCCCGGCATCGGTCATAACCTTCAGGAGCACTCTGTTGTTCTTATCAGAGGCGGAAGAGTTAAGGACCTCCCTGGTGTAAGATACCACATCATCCGCGGTACTCTTGATGCACAGGGCGTTGCTAAGAGAATGCAGGCTAGATCCAAGTACGGCGCTAAGAAGCCTAAGGCAGGCGCTGCTAAGTAA
- a CDS encoding RNA polymerase sigma factor, translated as MADILSDYEELLKEYSDMVTRLCVMHTGDMTDAEDVYQTVFFKLYKELKKGVIPNPKAWLLRVTVNECRSLWRYRLRRNTLSLEDVSDIPVQPADSEIWQLVMELPPKYRDVIYLYYYEELTADEIAEVTKTRPSTVRSQLKRGREKLKGQLEQEGSGRYETDEIFG; from the coding sequence ATGGCTGATATCCTTAGCGATTATGAAGAGCTGTTAAAAGAGTACAGCGACATGGTCACAAGACTTTGTGTGATGCATACCGGGGATATGACAGATGCGGAGGACGTATATCAGACGGTGTTCTTTAAGCTGTACAAGGAACTGAAAAAGGGTGTCATACCAAACCCGAAAGCATGGCTTCTCAGGGTGACGGTGAACGAGTGCAGGAGCTTATGGCGGTATCGCCTGCGCAGGAACACCCTCAGTCTGGAAGATGTCAGTGACATACCCGTTCAGCCTGCCGACAGTGAGATATGGCAGCTGGTGATGGAACTTCCGCCGAAGTACAGAGATGTGATATACCTTTATTATTATGAGGAGCTTACAGCTGATGAGATAGCAGAGGTCACGAAGACAAGACCTTCCACCGTGCGCTCACAGCTGAAACGCGGAAGAGAAAAGCTGAAAGGTCAGCTTGAACAGGAAGGGAGCGGACGTTATGAAACAGATGAGATTTTTGGATAA
- the fusA gene encoding elongation factor G yields the protein MARETKLQDYRNIGIMAHIDAGKTTTTERILFYTGVNYKIGETHDGASTMDWMAQEKERGITITSAATTCYWKGHRLNIIDTPGHVDFTVEVERSLRVLDGSVTVLCAKGGVEPQTETVWRQADNYKVPRMVYVNKMDIMGADFYNVLNMLHERLQCNAVPIQLPIGAEEDFKGIIDLLEMKAYIYYDDLGKDIRCEDIPADMQEKAEQYRADLIEHLAEVDDDLAEKFFADEEITIEEMKAVIRKSTIANTMVPVTCGTSYKNKGVQKLLDAIVDYMPSPIDVPHIKGVNPDTGEECERISGDDQPFAALAFKIATDPFVGKLAYFRVYSGVLAAGSTVYNSTKDKDERIGRIVQMHSNDRKDIDTIYAGDIGAAIGLKNTTTGDTLCDEKNPVILESMEFPEPVIQLAIEPKTKAGQEKMGIALAKLAEEDPTFRTYTSEETGQTIIAGMGELHLEIIVDRLLREFKVEANVGAPQVSYKETITKEANVDYKYAKQSGGKGQYGHVKINVFPNESGAGYEFVNKVVGGSIPKEYIPAVDAGIKGAMESGVLAGFQVVDCKVELYDGSYHEVDSSEMAFKIAGSMAFKEAMKKAAPIILEPIMKVSVIAPDDYLGTVIGDLNSRRGQILGQEQRTGAVQVDALVPLSEMFGYSNDLRSKTQGRGQYAMEPHSYTQVPKSIADKIMTSRAKD from the coding sequence ATGGCTAGAGAAACTAAGCTCCAGGATTACCGTAATATCGGTATCATGGCACACATCGACGCCGGTAAGACAACTACTACTGAGCGTATCCTGTTCTATACCGGTGTTAACTACAAGATCGGTGAGACACACGACGGTGCATCTACAATGGACTGGATGGCACAGGAGAAGGAGAGAGGTATCACTATCACCTCTGCTGCTACTACTTGCTACTGGAAGGGTCACAGACTCAACATTATAGATACTCCCGGCCACGTTGACTTCACCGTTGAAGTTGAAAGATCTCTGAGAGTTCTCGACGGCTCCGTTACCGTTCTTTGTGCAAAGGGCGGCGTTGAGCCCCAGACTGAGACTGTTTGGAGACAGGCTGATAACTATAAGGTACCCCGTATGGTATACGTCAACAAGATGGATATCATGGGTGCTGATTTCTATAACGTACTGAATATGCTCCACGAGAGACTTCAGTGCAATGCCGTTCCGATCCAGCTGCCTATCGGCGCTGAGGAAGATTTCAAGGGTATCATCGATCTCCTTGAGATGAAGGCATACATTTATTATGATGATCTGGGCAAGGATATCAGATGTGAGGATATCCCCGCTGATATGCAGGAAAAGGCTGAGCAGTACAGAGCTGACCTGATCGAGCATCTGGCAGAAGTTGATGACGATCTGGCTGAGAAGTTCTTCGCTGATGAGGAGATCACCATCGAAGAGATGAAGGCTGTTATCAGAAAGTCCACCATCGCTAACACAATGGTTCCTGTTACTTGTGGTACTTCCTACAAGAACAAGGGCGTACAGAAGCTGCTCGACGCTATCGTTGACTATATGCCTTCTCCTATCGACGTTCCCCACATCAAGGGCGTTAACCCTGATACAGGTGAAGAGTGCGAGAGAATTTCAGGCGACGATCAGCCTTTCGCAGCACTGGCATTCAAGATCGCTACAGACCCCTTCGTTGGTAAGCTGGCATACTTCAGAGTATACTCCGGTGTACTGGCAGCAGGTTCTACCGTTTACAACTCCACCAAGGATAAGGACGAGAGAATCGGACGTATCGTTCAGATGCACTCCAACGACAGAAAGGATATCGATACCATCTATGCAGGTGACATCGGTGCAGCTATCGGTCTGAAGAATACTACAACAGGTGATACTCTCTGCGACGAGAAGAACCCTGTTATTCTGGAATCCATGGAATTCCCCGAGCCTGTTATCCAGCTCGCTATCGAGCCTAAGACTAAGGCAGGTCAGGAGAAGATGGGTATCGCGCTGGCTAAGCTGGCAGAAGAAGACCCGACCTTCAGAACTTATACTTCCGAAGAGACAGGTCAGACCATTATCGCAGGTATGGGTGAGCTCCATCTGGAGATCATCGTTGACAGACTGCTGAGAGAGTTCAAGGTTGAGGCTAACGTTGGTGCACCTCAGGTATCCTATAAGGAGACCATCACCAAGGAAGCTAACGTTGACTACAAGTACGCTAAGCAGTCAGGTGGTAAGGGTCAGTATGGTCACGTTAAGATCAATGTATTCCCCAACGAGAGCGGCGCAGGCTACGAGTTCGTAAACAAGGTAGTCGGCGGTTCTATCCCCAAGGAGTACATCCCTGCTGTTGACGCAGGTATCAAGGGCGCTATGGAGAGCGGCGTACTCGCAGGCTTCCAGGTTGTTGACTGTAAGGTTGAACTGTATGACGGTTCTTACCACGAAGTTGACTCCTCTGAAATGGCGTTCAAGATCGCAGGTTCTATGGCATTCAAGGAGGCTATGAAGAAGGCTGCTCCTATAATCCTTGAGCCTATCATGAAGGTATCCGTAATAGCTCCCGATGATTATCTGGGTACTGTTATCGGCGACCTGAACTCCAGACGTGGTCAGATCCTCGGTCAGGAGCAGAGAACAGGTGCTGTTCAGGTTGACGCTCTTGTTCCTCTGTCTGAGATGTTCGGTTACTCTAACGACCTGAGATCCAAGACTCAGGGTCGTGGTCAGTACGCTATGGAACCCCACAGCTACACTCAGGTACCGAAGTCTATCGCTGACAAGATCATGACTTCCAGAGCTAAAGACTGA